From Phyllopteryx taeniolatus isolate TA_2022b chromosome 18, UOR_Ptae_1.2, whole genome shotgun sequence, the proteins below share one genomic window:
- the gje1a gene encoding gap junction epsilon-1 protein isoform X4 gives MFFLGVLGFAVYGNEALHFSCDPDRRELNLYCYNQFRPITPQVFWALQLVTVLVPGAVFHLYAACKNIDQEEILERPIYTVFYIISVLLRIILEVIAFWLQSHLFGFQVHPLYMCDASALEKTFNVTKCMVPEHFEKTIFLSAMYTFTVITILLCIAEIFEILCRRLGYLNNQ, from the exons ATGTTCTTCCTGGGAGTTCTGGGCTTTGCTGTGTACGGAAATGAAGCGCTGCACTTCAGTTGCGACCCGGATCGCAGAGAACTCAACCTGTACTGCTACAACCAGTTCAGACCCATAACGCCTCAG GTGTTCTGGGCGTTGCAGCTGGTCACTGTGTTGGTTCCGGGGGCCGTGTTCCACCTCTACGCGGCCTGCAAGAACATCGACCAGGAGGAGATCCTGGAGCGACCTATCTACACCGTCTTTTACATCATCTCCGTTCTCTTGCGCATCATTTTGGAAGTCATCGCCTTCTGGCTGCAGAGTCATCTCTTTGGCTTCCAG gTCCACCCACTATATATGTGCGACGCCAGCGCGTTGGAAAAGACCTTCAACGTGACCAAGTGCATGGTGCCCGAACACTTTGAGAAGACCATCTTCCTAAGCGCCATGTACACCTTCACCGTCATCACCATCCTCCTCTGCATCGCCGAGATCTTTGAGATCCTCTGTAGACGACTTGGCTATCTCAACAACCAATGA
- the gje1a gene encoding gap junction epsilon-1 protein isoform X3 — MLFQKYLQCRLRPPTVIGQFHTLFFGSVRMFFLGVLGFAVYGNEALHFSCDPDRRELNLYCYNQFRPITPQVFWALQLVTVLVPGAVFHLYAACKNIDQEEILERPIYTVFYIISVLLRIILEVIAFWLQSHLFGFQVHPLYMCDASALEKTFNVTKCMVPEHFEKTIFLSAMYTFTVITILLCIAEIFEILCRRLGYLNNQ, encoded by the exons ATGCTCTTCCAGAAGTATTTGCAGTGCAGG cTCAGGCCTCCGACGGTGATCGGCCAGTTCCACACCTTGTTCTTCGGCTCGGTGCGGATGTTCTTCCTGGGAGTTCTGGGCTTTGCTGTGTACGGAAATGAAGCGCTGCACTTCAGTTGCGACCCGGATCGCAGAGAACTCAACCTGTACTGCTACAACCAGTTCAGACCCATAACGCCTCAG GTGTTCTGGGCGTTGCAGCTGGTCACTGTGTTGGTTCCGGGGGCCGTGTTCCACCTCTACGCGGCCTGCAAGAACATCGACCAGGAGGAGATCCTGGAGCGACCTATCTACACCGTCTTTTACATCATCTCCGTTCTCTTGCGCATCATTTTGGAAGTCATCGCCTTCTGGCTGCAGAGTCATCTCTTTGGCTTCCAG gTCCACCCACTATATATGTGCGACGCCAGCGCGTTGGAAAAGACCTTCAACGTGACCAAGTGCATGGTGCCCGAACACTTTGAGAAGACCATCTTCCTAAGCGCCATGTACACCTTCACCGTCATCACCATCCTCCTCTGCATCGCCGAGATCTTTGAGATCCTCTGTAGACGACTTGGCTATCTCAACAACCAATGA
- the gje1a gene encoding gap junction epsilon-1 protein isoform X1: protein MSLNYIKNFYEGCLRPPTVIGQFHTLFFGSVRMFFLGVLGFAVYGNEALHFSCDPDRRELNLYCYNQFRPITPQVFWALQLVTVLVPGAVFHLYAACKNIDQEEILERPIYTVFYIISVLLRIILEVIAFWLQSHLFGFQVHPLYMCDASALEKTFNVTKCMVPEHFEKTIFLSAMYTFTVITILLCIAEIFEILCRRLGYLNNQ from the exons ATGTCCTTAAACTACATCAAGAACTTCTACGAGGGATGC cTCAGGCCTCCGACGGTGATCGGCCAGTTCCACACCTTGTTCTTCGGCTCGGTGCGGATGTTCTTCCTGGGAGTTCTGGGCTTTGCTGTGTACGGAAATGAAGCGCTGCACTTCAGTTGCGACCCGGATCGCAGAGAACTCAACCTGTACTGCTACAACCAGTTCAGACCCATAACGCCTCAG GTGTTCTGGGCGTTGCAGCTGGTCACTGTGTTGGTTCCGGGGGCCGTGTTCCACCTCTACGCGGCCTGCAAGAACATCGACCAGGAGGAGATCCTGGAGCGACCTATCTACACCGTCTTTTACATCATCTCCGTTCTCTTGCGCATCATTTTGGAAGTCATCGCCTTCTGGCTGCAGAGTCATCTCTTTGGCTTCCAG gTCCACCCACTATATATGTGCGACGCCAGCGCGTTGGAAAAGACCTTCAACGTGACCAAGTGCATGGTGCCCGAACACTTTGAGAAGACCATCTTCCTAAGCGCCATGTACACCTTCACCGTCATCACCATCCTCCTCTGCATCGCCGAGATCTTTGAGATCCTCTGTAGACGACTTGGCTATCTCAACAACCAATGA
- the gje1a gene encoding gap junction epsilon-1 protein isoform X2 translates to MNNTPPGLRLLRPPTVIGQFHTLFFGSVRMFFLGVLGFAVYGNEALHFSCDPDRRELNLYCYNQFRPITPQVFWALQLVTVLVPGAVFHLYAACKNIDQEEILERPIYTVFYIISVLLRIILEVIAFWLQSHLFGFQVHPLYMCDASALEKTFNVTKCMVPEHFEKTIFLSAMYTFTVITILLCIAEIFEILCRRLGYLNNQ, encoded by the exons ATGAACAACACGCCGCCAGGATTACGGTTG cTCAGGCCTCCGACGGTGATCGGCCAGTTCCACACCTTGTTCTTCGGCTCGGTGCGGATGTTCTTCCTGGGAGTTCTGGGCTTTGCTGTGTACGGAAATGAAGCGCTGCACTTCAGTTGCGACCCGGATCGCAGAGAACTCAACCTGTACTGCTACAACCAGTTCAGACCCATAACGCCTCAG GTGTTCTGGGCGTTGCAGCTGGTCACTGTGTTGGTTCCGGGGGCCGTGTTCCACCTCTACGCGGCCTGCAAGAACATCGACCAGGAGGAGATCCTGGAGCGACCTATCTACACCGTCTTTTACATCATCTCCGTTCTCTTGCGCATCATTTTGGAAGTCATCGCCTTCTGGCTGCAGAGTCATCTCTTTGGCTTCCAG gTCCACCCACTATATATGTGCGACGCCAGCGCGTTGGAAAAGACCTTCAACGTGACCAAGTGCATGGTGCCCGAACACTTTGAGAAGACCATCTTCCTAAGCGCCATGTACACCTTCACCGTCATCACCATCCTCCTCTGCATCGCCGAGATCTTTGAGATCCTCTGTAGACGACTTGGCTATCTCAACAACCAATGA
- the nmbr gene encoding neuromedin-B receptor → MDGDTLNQLGAEASGANSSEDPGGGGGGEWSSYAAVRGVMTTAYTLIVLVGVLGNVTLLKIFVSTSAMRSVPNIFISSLAAGDLLLLVTCVPVDAFRFFSDDWMLGEAACKLLPAVQLTSVGVSVFTLTALSADRYKAIVKPMDIQTSSAILWTCLKAAAIWLLSVLLAIPEAVFSQVVSMQGQRGTENVTFANCVPYPLSDQTHPKVHAVILFLVYFLFPLTVISVYYYHIARTLMHSAHDMPGEVSEHTKRQMETRKRLAKIVLVFVALFAVCWLPNHVLYLYRSFRYQQVDLSLVHLLLTLLARILSFSSSCVNPFALYLLSDSFRRHFNSQLRCGKVRPDRQASYQHSTSHIRLTSIKRATPTIAMGNRQEV, encoded by the exons ATGGACGGCGACACCCTGAACCAGCTCGGCGCCGAGGCTTCTGGAGCCAACTCGAGCGAGGAccccggcggcggcggcggcggggagTGGAGCTCGTACGCGGCCGTGCGCGGCGTCATGACCACGGCGTACACGCTGATCGTGCTGGTGGGCGTGCTGGGCAACGTGACGCTGCTGAAGATCTTCGTGAGCACCAGCGCCATGAGGAGCGTGCCCAACATCTTCATCAGCAGCCTGGCGGCGGGCGACCTGTTGCTGCTCGTCACCTGCGTGCCGGTCGACGCCTTCCGCTTCTTCTCCGACGACTGGATGCTCGGAGAGGCCGCGTGCAAGCTGCTGCCCGCTGTGCAGCTCACCTCCGTCGGCGTGTCCGTCTTCACGCTGACCGCACTCAGCGCCGACAG GTACAAGGCCATCGTGAAGCCCATGGACATCCAGACATCCAGCGCCATTTTGTGGACGTGCTTGAAGGCCGCCGCCATCTGGCTGTTGTCCGTTCTGCTTGCCATCCCCGAGGCCGTCTTCTCCCAGGTCGTCTCCATGCAG GGTCAGAGGGGCACCGAGAACGTGACCTTCGCCAACTGCGTGCCGTACCCTCTGTCCGATCAGACGCACCCCAAGGTCCATGCTGTCATACTCTTCCTGGTCTACTTCCTGTTCCCGCTGACCGTCATTTCGGTGTACTACTACCACATTGCGCGTACGCTCATGCACAGTGCGCATGACATGCCGGGCGAGGTCAGCGAGCACACCAAGAGACAG ATGGAGACGAGGAAGCGCTTGGCCAAGATCGTGCTGGTGTTTGTGGCTTTGTTTGCTGTGTGCTGGCTCCCCAACCACGTCCTGTACCTCTACCGCTCCTTCCGCTACCAGCAGGTGGACCTGTCGCTAGTGCACCTGCTGCTAACGCTGCTAGCTCGCATCCTCAGCTTCTCATCGTCCTGCGTCAATCCGTTCGCGCTCTACCTGCTCAGCGACAGCTTCCGGCGACACTTCAACAG TCAGCTGCGATGCGGCAAAGTGCGTCCTGACCGTCAGGCGAGCTACCAGCACAGTACATCACACATACGTCTGACCTCCATCAAAAGGGCCACGCCCACCATCGCCATGGGCAACAGGCAGGAAGTGTGA